The following are encoded in a window of Candidatus Binatia bacterium genomic DNA:
- a CDS encoding DUF1214 domain-containing protein, with protein sequence MSAGSAAERVMDGTAWEEFCETLKSAGTVVLRDRSPKGALDRAEGYRYLSRLARLALEKFVEHADPAAPCFYRLSHETGKIGCDNPDSYYQNAEISGRYEYRLWGNRGTVSYLGFGAYYGHYGSKARSGCSGYLDVGDLQTAPDDSFEIILSCRKHPGNWLRMEPDSSMLIVRQNFLDTAHERLAEVHIERLGAAEPPAPLTPEHLGNGLANAARFVVGTAALFADWAEGFMQRPNEMLPLDPARTGGAHGDPNIFYYMGYWKLGPDEALIIEADPPQCEYWNFQLNNYWMESLDYRYHHIHYNKHTATYRPDGSFQLVIAHNDPGMPNWVETAGHTAGTMGLRWIKAADHPQPRTRVVKLSEIKRG encoded by the coding sequence ATGAGCGCAGGGTCTGCGGCGGAACGGGTCATGGACGGCACCGCGTGGGAGGAGTTTTGCGAGACGCTGAAAAGCGCGGGGACGGTGGTTCTGCGCGACCGCTCACCCAAGGGGGCCTTGGACCGGGCGGAGGGTTACCGTTACCTGAGCCGGCTGGCCCGCTTGGCGCTCGAAAAGTTCGTCGAGCACGCCGATCCGGCCGCCCCTTGTTTCTACCGCCTCAGCCACGAAACGGGGAAGATCGGCTGCGACAACCCGGACAGCTATTACCAGAACGCCGAGATCAGCGGCCGGTACGAGTACCGGCTATGGGGCAATCGGGGAACCGTCTCGTACCTCGGCTTCGGCGCCTACTACGGCCACTACGGATCGAAAGCGCGTTCCGGTTGCAGTGGCTATCTCGACGTCGGAGATCTGCAGACTGCGCCAGACGACAGCTTCGAGATCATTCTCAGTTGCCGCAAGCATCCGGGCAACTGGCTACGGATGGAGCCTGACTCTTCCATGCTCATCGTTCGCCAGAACTTCCTCGACACGGCACACGAACGGCTCGCCGAGGTCCACATCGAGCGCCTCGGCGCCGCTGAACCACCGGCACCGCTGACACCGGAACATCTTGGTAACGGGCTCGCCAACGCGGCCCGCTTCGTCGTCGGCACGGCCGCCCTGTTCGCCGACTGGGCCGAAGGCTTCATGCAGCGCCCGAACGAGATGCTCCCGCTCGATCCAGCGCGAACCGGCGGCGCGCATGGCGATCCCAACATCTTCTACTACATGGGCTACTGGAAGCTGGGGCCGGATGAGGCGCTGATCATCGAGGCCGATCCACCACAGTGCGAGTACTGGAACTTCCAGCTCAACAACTACTGGATGGAATCGCTCGACTACCGCTACCACCACATCCACTACAACAAGCACACCGCGACCTATCGTCCCGACGGTTCCTTCCAGCTGGTCATCGCCCACAACGATCCGGGTATGCCGAACTGGGTGGAAACCGCCGGGCACACCGCCGGCACCATGGGCCTGCGCTGGATCAAGGCGGCCGATCACCCGCAGCCGCGCACGCGCGTGGTCAAGCTATCCGAGATCAAGCGCGGCTGA
- a CDS encoding glycosyltransferase family 39 protein: protein MADASRVSNGVRDTVLAMGLAAVPLMLHLLTNTQYGYFRDEFYYIACSAHLDFGYVDHPPLSILMLAVERWLLGDSLSAIRFLPAVAGALLVLLTAAITRALGGGRFAQGLAALAVVVAPFYLAVGNFFSMNVLEPLFWMMAAYLLVRIVNTGNSRLWLAFGVVAGLGLENKHSMLLFGCGVLVALLLTPQRKYLRDGWLWLGAVTAALLFLPNILWEAGLGWPTLEFMHNAQTYKIAPMSPVELLVQQILMLQPLTLPLWLAGIWYYLFSRHGQRYRLCGWIYVVVLAVCILQRTKAYYLAPIYPLLLAAGAIVFERLTQRSDRGWLRPACISALAIGGIITAPLALPVLPADTLVRYARFLHLGESAKGATSETAKLGELPQYFADMFGWEDVVEAVARAYESLPVEERRKAAIYVGNYGEAGAIDVLGKARHLPPAISGHNNYWLWGPGDYSGEVVIVLGGPSQDLESLFEKVERVGTVRCGYCMPFENDRSVYVCRGLKRPLKEIWPQLKHYV, encoded by the coding sequence ATGGCTGACGCTTCAAGAGTGAGCAACGGAGTGCGGGACACGGTGCTTGCCATGGGCCTGGCCGCGGTCCCCCTCATGCTTCACCTGCTCACGAATACCCAGTACGGTTACTTCAGAGACGAGTTCTACTACATCGCCTGCAGCGCACATCTCGACTTCGGTTACGTCGACCACCCACCGCTTTCCATCCTGATGTTGGCCGTCGAGCGCTGGCTCCTCGGGGATTCGCTGTCCGCCATCCGCTTCCTGCCGGCGGTGGCCGGAGCGTTGCTCGTTCTCTTGACCGCCGCGATAACGCGGGCGCTCGGTGGCGGGCGCTTTGCCCAAGGCCTCGCCGCGCTCGCCGTCGTGGTTGCGCCGTTCTACCTGGCGGTGGGCAATTTCTTCTCGATGAACGTCTTGGAGCCGCTGTTCTGGATGATGGCCGCGTACCTCCTCGTCCGGATTGTGAACACCGGGAACTCCAGGCTGTGGCTCGCGTTCGGAGTTGTTGCCGGGTTGGGACTCGAGAACAAACACTCGATGCTGCTCTTCGGCTGTGGAGTTCTCGTGGCCCTGCTGCTCACGCCGCAGCGGAAATACCTCCGAGATGGGTGGCTGTGGCTCGGGGCGGTCACGGCGGCACTCCTCTTTCTTCCGAACATCTTATGGGAAGCCGGACTCGGCTGGCCGACGCTCGAGTTCATGCATAACGCGCAGACGTACAAGATTGCGCCGATGTCCCCGGTCGAATTGCTGGTGCAGCAAATCCTCATGCTGCAGCCGCTGACATTGCCGCTATGGCTCGCGGGCATTTGGTATTACCTCTTTTCGCGACACGGGCAACGCTACCGACTCTGCGGGTGGATCTACGTGGTCGTTCTTGCCGTGTGTATTCTGCAGAGGACCAAGGCGTACTACCTCGCGCCGATCTATCCACTTCTGCTCGCCGCGGGCGCCATCGTTTTCGAGAGACTTACGCAACGCTCGGATAGGGGCTGGCTAAGACCCGCGTGTATTTCTGCGCTGGCGATCGGCGGGATCATCACCGCGCCGTTGGCACTCCCTGTCCTACCGGCGGACACTTTGGTCCGCTATGCGCGCTTCCTCCACCTTGGAGAAAGCGCCAAGGGTGCCACCTCGGAGACCGCGAAGTTGGGAGAGCTGCCGCAGTACTTCGCCGATATGTTCGGCTGGGAAGATGTCGTTGAGGCGGTGGCGAGAGCCTATGAGAGCTTGCCGGTCGAGGAACGTCGGAAAGCGGCCATCTACGTTGGCAATTACGGCGAAGCTGGCGCCATCGATGTTCTGGGAAAGGCACGGCACCTTCCCCCGGCGATCAGTGGCCACAATAACTACTGGCTGTGGGGTCCCGGGGACTATTCCGGGGAGGTTGTGATCGTCCTCGGTGGCCCGTCACAGGACCTCGAATCGCTCTTCGAGAAGGTCGAGCGGGTCGGTACCGTGCGGTGCGGCTACTGCATGCCGTTCGAAAACGATCGGTCGGTGTACGTGTGCCGGGGTTTGAAACGGCCGCTCAAGGAAATCTGGCCGCAGTTGAAGCACTACGTGTAG